In one Candidatus Eremiobacterota bacterium genomic region, the following are encoded:
- the tsaE gene encoding tRNA (adenosine(37)-N6)-threonylcarbamoyltransferase complex ATPase subunit type 1 TsaE, with translation MTESSLQILTKSPGETAKIGETLAGLLSGGEIIGFSGDLGTGKTVCIQGICRGLGVRQKVTSSSFVIMRSLAGRIAVNHFDLYRLEDPEELIDLGYEEFLFSDSVALVEWAERLGRLMGEEYLMVTLEYGEENDEERLITLTASGERYERLIGELRLQNIGKEWQP, from the coding sequence ATGACGGAAAGCTCCCTTCAGATTCTTACGAAATCCCCCGGCGAGACAGCAAAAATTGGCGAAACCCTTGCCGGGCTCCTCAGCGGCGGCGAGATTATCGGCTTCTCAGGCGACCTTGGAACAGGAAAAACAGTGTGCATCCAGGGGATATGCAGGGGCCTCGGCGTCAGGCAGAAGGTCACCAGCTCAAGTTTTGTGATCATGCGGTCCCTCGCGGGCAGGATCGCAGTGAACCATTTTGACCTTTACCGCCTGGAAGACCCGGAAGAGCTCATTGACCTGGGATATGAGGAGTTTCTTTTTTCCGACAGCGTCGCCCTCGTTGAATGGGCTGAAAGGCTCGGCAGGCTTATGGGAGAAGAGTACCTTATGGTCACCCTCGAGTACGGAGAGGAAAATGACGAGGAAAGGCTCATTACCCTTACCGCCAGCGGGGAGAGGTACGAGAGGCTCATTGGAGAGCTGCGTCTCCAGAACATTGGAAAGGAATGGCAGCCATGA
- a CDS encoding YqzL family protein, which produces MTGSDFYWEIFKNTGSPTAYLLYKDNTQGKKGEETQ; this is translated from the coding sequence ATGACAGGATCAGATTTTTACTGGGAAATCTTCAAGAACACTGGTTCCCCCACAGCCTACTTGCTCTACAAGGACAACACTCAAGGTAAAAAAGGGGAAGAGACCCAGTAA
- the rimI gene encoding ribosomal protein S18-alanine N-acetyltransferase, whose amino-acid sequence MRDEEAPVSIGFMRAEDIPRIREIEKQCFTDLWPEDGFERELQNTKVGLYLVAHTGEMVVGYMGAWIIMDESHITTLAVDPSCQHRKIGLRLVLRLMREAITRGARWSTLEVAEKNTAALRLYDKFGFNRVGIRRDYYGEGNNALVMWAGNLQKDSYRARLEALEQSLDEARERGEERLSGSA is encoded by the coding sequence GTGAGAGATGAAGAGGCCCCGGTGTCCATCGGCTTCATGCGCGCTGAAGATATCCCGCGTATCAGGGAGATCGAGAAGCAGTGCTTCACTGATCTCTGGCCTGAAGATGGTTTTGAGCGTGAGCTCCAGAACACCAAGGTAGGCCTTTACCTTGTGGCGCACACAGGTGAAATGGTGGTGGGCTATATGGGAGCGTGGATCATAATGGATGAATCCCACATCACGACTCTGGCCGTGGACCCCTCCTGCCAGCACAGAAAAATCGGCCTGCGCCTCGTGCTCCGCCTCATGCGCGAGGCCATCACCAGGGGAGCGCGGTGGTCCACCCTCGAGGTGGCGGAGAAAAATACCGCGGCGCTCAGGCTCTATGATAAATTTGGCTTCAACAGGGTAGGTATCCGGCGGGATTATTACGGCGAGGGAAACAATGCCCTTGTCATGTGGGCCGGCAACCTCCAGAAGGATTCCTACAGGGCACGCCTGGAAGCACTTGAACAAAGCCTCGACGAGGCAAGGGAGAGAGGTGAGGAGAGATTATCTGGCTCGGCATAG
- a CDS encoding RNA methyltransferase, translating to MALKEITSRQNHFIKYAASLKERKNRDIEHSCIVEGRNLLKDMAGSDISLRFLFVSRSFYGKEGAGTLLERLMQKAGRSFLIEDRLMEHLSTTESSPGILAVVETKAMGIEEAEVSKESFYLILDRLQDPGNLGTIFRTASAFGVTGVILFTPHVDPYNPKTVRASSGAIFTVPLYSAGNADIPCIKEMKSKGMALFSTSSKGGHLLPEWPCTTPMAVILGNESRGISPELRQLADKEIRVPMKPAVESLNVSITAALICYRSYELRFLAKR from the coding sequence GTGGCCCTGAAAGAAATCACCTCCCGGCAGAACCATTTCATCAAGTACGCCGCCTCGCTCAAGGAGAGGAAAAACAGGGATATTGAGCATTCCTGCATCGTTGAGGGGAGAAACCTGCTGAAAGATATGGCGGGAAGCGATATCTCCCTCAGGTTCCTCTTTGTATCCCGTTCATTCTACGGGAAGGAAGGCGCCGGTACCCTTCTCGAAAGGCTCATGCAGAAGGCCGGAAGGTCCTTTCTCATTGAAGACAGGCTCATGGAACATCTCTCCACGACAGAGAGCTCACCGGGAATCCTGGCCGTCGTGGAGACGAAAGCCATGGGAATTGAAGAGGCAGAGGTCAGCAAAGAGAGTTTTTACCTGATCCTGGACAGGCTCCAGGACCCGGGAAACCTTGGCACCATCTTCAGGACCGCAAGCGCTTTCGGGGTAACGGGCGTGATCCTCTTCACACCCCATGTCGATCCCTATAATCCAAAGACCGTCCGTGCATCATCGGGAGCGATCTTCACTGTGCCTCTCTATAGTGCCGGAAACGCCGATATCCCCTGTATAAAGGAGATGAAATCGAAGGGGATGGCCTTATTCAGCACCTCATCGAAAGGGGGGCACCTCCTCCCTGAATGGCCCTGCACCACCCCCATGGCGGTGATCCTGGGAAACGAAAGCCGCGGGATCTCCCCCGAGCTCAGGCAGCTTGCCGATAAGGAGATAAGGGTGCCCATGAAACCGGCAGTGGAATCGCTCAACGTGTCAATCACCGCCGCTCTGATCTGCTACCGCTCTTATGAGCTGCGCTTTCTGGCGAAAAGGTAA
- the tsaB gene encoding tRNA (adenosine(37)-N6)-threonylcarbamoyltransferase complex dimerization subunit type 1 TsaB, producing MKVLLIDSATDTFCVALGKGKRVAGEMFFERPRGQLLFMMPSLMELFRITGLSAEEIDFIGVTSGPGSFTGLRLALATARTIGQVLGRPLVTVNTLDAIAGNVMPRGDEVVCSALDARRGEIFASFYRVVDGALKSISGYRAFKAAEFASAIENLECSRCIITGNALERYEKPAGDAGGVKAVLLPPSYWYPRAPALMALALAGYHGGRAVSCYEASPFYMRKSDAEERQERAETTQ from the coding sequence ATGAAGGTGCTTCTTATCGATTCAGCCACAGATACCTTCTGCGTGGCTCTCGGAAAGGGGAAGCGCGTCGCCGGTGAGATGTTTTTTGAGCGCCCCAGGGGGCAGCTTCTCTTCATGATGCCGTCGCTGATGGAGCTTTTCAGGATAACAGGCCTGTCAGCAGAGGAGATCGATTTTATCGGCGTCACTTCCGGCCCTGGATCATTCACGGGCCTGCGTCTGGCGCTTGCCACCGCCAGGACCATCGGGCAGGTTCTCGGCAGACCGCTTGTGACCGTGAACACCCTTGATGCTATTGCAGGAAATGTCATGCCCCGCGGAGACGAAGTGGTCTGCTCAGCGCTTGATGCCCGCCGCGGAGAAATCTTTGCCTCCTTTTACCGCGTTGTGGACGGTGCCCTTAAAAGCATCTCGGGATACAGGGCATTCAAAGCTGCCGAATTTGCCAGTGCCATTGAAAACCTGGAGTGCTCCCGGTGCATCATCACGGGGAATGCTCTTGAGCGCTATGAAAAACCAGCCGGTGACGCCGGCGGAGTGAAAGCCGTGCTCCTTCCCCCCTCATACTGGTATCCCAGGGCTCCGGCTCTCATGGCCCTGGCACTTGCGGGCTACCATGGAGGGAGGGCCGTCTCCTGCTATGAAGCTTCCCCCTTCTATATGAGAAAATCAGACGCCGAGGAGCGCCAGGAAAGAGCGGAGACCACACAGTGA
- a CDS encoding metallophosphoesterase yields MEIRALHCSDIHLDGKFPLTPGRGEQRRQETRELFTEILETARGEKVDVVLIAGDLFDHSLVSPGTIAFIKEKIKALDPLPVVIAPGNKDPFTADSPYSYSDWPPNTIIFNTNRLKAIEIKEKKLVIHGAANKSGDDSYPIMKSFAARKKEFLQILMFHGTDTEIAPAGKTVCLPFSGSELAQCPVNYIALGHLHDYRRLSPGEGNSCACYCGAPDFRSFHDTGEKGIIVARITQEGTETRLLPAFKRRYFTLPVECSPAETSEKLLERVRTMAKEKDWSSSVVRIVLTGSISPSLAAGIKRIRDDLAPHFFGVSVFNEAAIIQDMKSMKGSPSTLTAFVGAIEKRMERAGREELLLLAESLSVGIEAFSPQESVAQ; encoded by the coding sequence GTGGAAATTAGAGCCCTCCATTGCTCGGACATTCACCTTGACGGCAAGTTTCCGCTCACACCGGGCCGCGGGGAGCAGAGAAGGCAGGAGACAAGGGAGCTGTTCACAGAAATCCTTGAAACTGCCAGGGGGGAAAAAGTTGATGTGGTCCTCATCGCCGGTGATCTCTTTGATCACTCCCTGGTGAGCCCCGGGACCATCGCTTTCATCAAGGAGAAGATCAAGGCCCTTGACCCTCTCCCCGTGGTGATAGCGCCGGGAAACAAGGATCCTTTCACTGCCGACTCCCCCTACTCTTATTCAGACTGGCCTCCCAATACCATAATCTTTAACACCAACAGGCTGAAGGCTATTGAGATAAAGGAAAAAAAGCTTGTAATCCATGGGGCTGCCAACAAGTCCGGCGACGATTCTTACCCTATCATGAAAAGCTTTGCCGCAAGGAAAAAGGAGTTTCTCCAGATTCTGATGTTTCATGGCACCGACACAGAGATCGCCCCCGCGGGAAAAACAGTCTGTCTCCCCTTCAGCGGCAGTGAACTTGCCCAGTGCCCTGTCAATTATATTGCCCTTGGCCATCTTCATGATTACCGGAGGCTTTCCCCCGGGGAGGGAAATTCCTGTGCCTGCTACTGCGGGGCTCCAGATTTCCGCTCCTTCCATGATACCGGGGAAAAAGGGATCATTGTGGCAAGAATAACCCAGGAAGGAACAGAGACAAGGCTGCTGCCAGCCTTCAAGCGAAGATACTTCACTCTACCTGTTGAGTGCTCACCGGCAGAGACCAGTGAAAAGCTCCTTGAGCGGGTGAGGACCATGGCAAAGGAAAAGGACTGGAGTTCTTCCGTGGTAAGGATAGTCCTTACCGGAAGCATTTCACCTTCACTGGCAGCAGGCATCAAAAGAATCAGGGATGATCTTGCCCCTCACTTTTTCGGTGTCTCCGTCTTCAACGAGGCGGCCATCATTCAGGACATGAAATCAATGAAAGGGAGCCCTTCAACCTTAACGGCATTTGTCGGCGCCATTGAAAAAAGGATGGAAAGGGCAGGCAGGGAGGAACTCCTCCTGCTTGCCGAGAGCCTGTCTGTGGGAATTGAGGCTTTTTCCCCGCAAGAAAGTGTTGCGCAATGA
- the tsaD gene encoding tRNA (adenosine(37)-N6)-threonylcarbamoyltransferase complex transferase subunit TsaD produces the protein MALVEDGATIIANLISSQVALHEKFGGVVPELASRKHLEVVNPLVDEALKSSGLAWRHLGGIGVSHGPGLIGSLLVGVATAKAMAGLLGIPLVGVNHLAGHVYANFLVNPSLPLPCLCLLVSGGHTALVIMREHGRFELLGETRDDAAGECFDKSARILGLPYPGGPEIDRRARSGDHRAIKFPRAFLEEDSLEFSFSGLKTAVKYFVKNTPPGHHSMEDVCASLQHAIVDVLVRKSLLALEQTGIRRLMLAGGVACNSSLSARLGEESRRRNFELSIPPPVLCTDNAAMVACAAWYDFKRGREWSLFLDANPNLTWDDIQ, from the coding sequence GTGGCTCTCGTCGAAGACGGTGCCACGATTATCGCGAATCTTATCTCCTCTCAGGTTGCACTCCACGAGAAATTCGGCGGTGTCGTTCCTGAGCTGGCAAGCAGGAAGCACCTGGAAGTGGTGAACCCCCTTGTGGATGAGGCATTGAAAAGCTCAGGCCTCGCCTGGAGGCACCTCGGGGGAATCGGGGTAAGTCACGGTCCCGGCCTCATAGGGTCCCTGCTGGTAGGTGTAGCCACTGCCAAGGCCATGGCAGGGCTGCTTGGCATACCCCTCGTGGGGGTGAACCACCTTGCAGGCCATGTGTATGCCAACTTCCTGGTGAATCCCTCCCTGCCTCTCCCCTGCCTGTGCCTTCTCGTATCGGGAGGCCATACTGCCCTCGTCATCATGAGGGAGCACGGCAGATTCGAGCTGCTGGGTGAGACAAGGGATGATGCAGCCGGCGAATGTTTTGACAAGTCGGCAAGAATTCTCGGCCTTCCCTATCCCGGGGGCCCCGAGATCGACAGGCGGGCGCGCAGCGGAGACCACCGGGCAATAAAATTCCCCAGGGCATTCCTCGAGGAGGATTCCCTGGAGTTCAGCTTCAGCGGCCTCAAGACGGCAGTCAAGTATTTTGTGAAAAACACTCCGCCGGGGCACCATTCGATGGAGGATGTCTGTGCCTCGCTTCAGCACGCCATTGTGGATGTCCTGGTGAGAAAGTCCCTTCTTGCCCTTGAGCAGACCGGCATCAGGAGGCTTATGCTTGCAGGCGGCGTAGCCTGCAATTCCTCTCTTTCGGCCCGTCTTGGCGAAGAATCCAGGCGCAGGAATTTTGAGCTCTCGATTCCCCCGCCGGTGCTTTGCACCGATAACGCCGCAATGGTGGCATGCGCTGCCTGGTATGACTTTAAGAGAGGCAGGGAATGGTCCCTTTTTCTCGACGCCAACCCCAACCTCACGTGGGACGATATTCAGTGA
- the dusB gene encoding tRNA dihydrouridine synthase DusB: protein MSFRIGPIEIKSPVVLAPMAGVTDLAFRLVVRSFHEGLSCAEMVSSQSLVHAKSRKKYLLRFDPRDTPTSVQILGRDASLMAEAAKILEDMGAQAIDINMGCSVRKVLKQREGSALLREPEVAGAVMKAVVKAVTLPVTLKMRMGFSEDPKRALLFSKIAEDSGIAALAVHGRTIEQGFSGKADWEIVAQVKNTVAVTVIGNGDVKTPPDAATRMRESGCDAVMIGRGAMGNPWLLRNAARACLGLAHEEPATEEKFPVMLRHIALARELAGESSASKTIRKHLVWYLKGMPLASRMRDLIFHQNSCNGLVALIEKYRDYISGLNGRPEAEIPHPRELAERFESSMGVNA from the coding sequence ATGAGCTTTAGGATAGGCCCCATTGAGATAAAAAGCCCTGTAGTCCTCGCCCCTATGGCAGGCGTCACCGATCTTGCCTTCCGCCTGGTAGTGCGAAGCTTTCACGAGGGGCTTTCATGCGCCGAGATGGTGAGCAGCCAGAGCCTTGTCCATGCAAAATCCCGGAAAAAATATCTTCTCCGCTTCGATCCGAGGGACACTCCCACAAGCGTGCAGATCCTGGGACGCGATGCCTCCCTTATGGCCGAGGCCGCAAAAATCCTCGAGGACATGGGGGCCCAGGCAATTGACATCAACATGGGATGCTCGGTGAGAAAGGTGCTCAAGCAACGTGAAGGCTCTGCCCTGCTGAGAGAGCCCGAGGTGGCAGGTGCAGTCATGAAAGCCGTCGTAAAGGCCGTTACCCTCCCTGTAACGCTCAAAATGCGCATGGGATTCAGTGAGGACCCGAAAAGAGCACTTCTTTTTTCAAAAATCGCTGAAGACTCCGGCATCGCCGCCCTTGCCGTCCACGGGAGAACCATCGAGCAGGGCTTTTCAGGGAAAGCCGACTGGGAGATCGTAGCCCAGGTCAAGAACACCGTTGCTGTCACCGTTATCGGGAACGGCGATGTGAAAACGCCTCCCGACGCCGCGACAAGGATGAGAGAGAGTGGCTGTGATGCGGTTATGATAGGAAGAGGCGCCATGGGAAATCCATGGCTCTTGAGAAATGCTGCCCGCGCATGCCTGGGCCTGGCCCATGAGGAACCCGCCACAGAGGAGAAATTCCCCGTCATGCTTCGGCATATCGCCCTTGCCAGGGAGCTTGCCGGCGAAAGCTCCGCTTCGAAAACCATAAGAAAGCACCTGGTGTGGTATTTGAAGGGGATGCCCCTTGCATCCAGGATGAGGGACCTCATTTTTCACCAGAATTCCTGCAATGGCCTCGTGGCTTTGATTGAAAAATACCGTGATTATATCTCAGGCCTCAATGGCCGGCCCGAGGCTGAAATTCCCCACCCCCGGGAACTGGCGGAGCGCTTCGAGAGCTCCATGGGCGTCAATGCATAA
- a CDS encoding GNAT family N-acetyltransferase yields MKLVRLSPKYAQNVASLESEVYAPPFRHGEDTIKSNLAKSEQDKGNLSWGLIDDDKLVGYITAWLDESHVKEYIQEDVVFIDDIVVLPDFRSGLFKLLKAFKKDMNKDSRWGLPVEGIARKNAYELFTRHRELLEKFGYELAYTYEYFDENLKENLIWIRFECAQP; encoded by the coding sequence ATGAAACTGGTAAGGCTTTCACCCAAATACGCCCAGAACGTTGCATCTCTTGAAAGCGAGGTCTACGCTCCGCCCTTCAGGCACGGCGAGGACACCATCAAGAGCAACCTGGCCAAGAGCGAGCAGGACAAGGGGAATCTCAGCTGGGGCCTCATTGATGATGACAAGCTCGTTGGCTATATTACCGCCTGGCTGGATGAATCCCATGTAAAGGAATACATCCAGGAAGACGTGGTCTTCATTGACGATATTGTGGTTCTTCCCGACTTCCGCTCCGGCCTTTTCAAGCTCCTCAAGGCATTCAAGAAAGACATGAACAAGGACAGCCGCTGGGGACTTCCCGTAGAGGGCATTGCAAGGAAAAACGCTTACGAGCTCTTTACAAGGCACAGGGAGCTGCTGGAAAAATTCGGCTATGAGCTTGCCTATACCTATGAGTATTTTGACGAAAACCTTAAGGAAAACCTCATATGGATAAGATTTGAGTGCGCACAGCCCTGA